ttaatattaatatataaaatactaatatatatatatattagtattttttattatagtacacacacgcgcgcgcgcgcgcgcgcgtgtgtgtgtgtgtgtgtgtgtgtgtgtgtgtgtgcgcgcgtgtgtgtgtgtgttgaaTTGTGTGTTGAATTGTGTGTAATATTAGAGATAGTTATTATATGTTGATGCTGTTCCACAGGGCGATATAGCAGCGTGGTAGTTTGCGGTATTTGCGATGTGTGTCCGTCACGATCTGTCATAGACCAGCGGCTAAAAGCGGCAGGATGTCATTCACCGGTCGCACGGTGATTTAAGGCGGCCCCCTCGAAGAAGCCAGGAAAGGTCCGTTCCAGAATCTCCGGCATGGCTCACCTGAACGGGGTGCTGAAGGCTGTGGAGACGCTCAACGCTCTACGGGAGTCGGATGCTCCGTCGGATCCCGGCGCGAGGTATGAGCGGTATAAACACATCATCTCCGGCGACGTGAGAGAGATCGTTCCTTAAACATGAGTTTTCGCTCTTAAACAGTAGGAAGGAGAAGGTCTCCTGTTGCGCGATCATCGTCGAGGGGGTATGCTCGCCGACTGTCAGGCAGAACCCCAAGTTCCCACAGATTCTAAGTGCCACCATCGAAACGCTGCTGGCACTCTGCAACGATGAGGAATCCGACGTCAGGATGGTCGCGGACGAGTCTCTCAACAAGATTATAAGGGTACGACACTTTGCGCCTTCCCATTTTGTACCTGTTATTAAACCGGAGATTGTAGATGTTCATAGACGAAGCACGAAAGCGAGCATATGCGGAGAAATTAAACACTTAAGAGCGATCTATTGGGCAGATAGATATATCATTGATACGTTCTTTGCCAGGCGATGGTCGACAGTAACGTCGTTAAGATCCAGATAGAGCTTTACaatgagataaaaagaaacggaCCTGCACGCATACTGAGGACTGCGCTTTGGAGATTTGGCCTGCTGAGTCACATGATACGCCCTTCGAGGGGTAAAGCTTACGTGGCAAATCTGATCCCGTGTATAGTGATCATCGCGCATCGGTCGGAGGATACTGTGATTGAAACATTATCGCAGTCGTTACCATTAATTTTCAAAGTATTAGGACCATTTATGACAGACAAGGATGTCAAGGTAAGAGTCTCGATGTTGTATGATTATACCGGAGCTACTTCCATGAGCTTGGGAAAACATTAAATCTTGTTTCAGAATTTACTGAGGGCgttctttgaaaatatctcTTCTCCTCAAGCAGCTTTTCGTAGGGCGGCAGCTAATATGATTCTGACAACGTGCATAAATTGCAGGAAGCCAcagttctttttaaattatgtgatGGATTATACGTTAGGTACGCGCTAAATAATTACGCGCTGCATGACGCAGAAACgttcatttaataataatatttatcttatctaGATATAATAACGTCAGGAAAAAACGCCGACGATCATTCCTCTACTGTTATAGGCGTCTTTGGATGCCTGAGAGTGATTTTACCTTACATATGTAAACCCTCGGAGCCCCAAGATAGCGAGACACAACAGATAGATAACTTGTTACACATTTATGAATTGTGTTTGTACTATACAAAATGGCATTCTGATCATAATGTCATAAATGCAGCTTTAGAGACTTTGGCGCAACTCCTGAAAATGCCGTCAAAGCCGTTGGTGTCTGTTTTATTGTCTTCAAAGGATATAACGCAAAGCAGAATAATGTCGAATCAAAATGCATGCCTTCCATCGCTGGGTCACATG
The nucleotide sequence above comes from Temnothorax longispinosus isolate EJ_2023e unplaced genomic scaffold, Tlon_JGU_v1 HiC_scaffold_17, whole genome shotgun sequence. Encoded proteins:
- the LOC139823728 gene encoding huntingtin-like isoform X1: MAHLNGVLKAVETLNALRESDAPSDPGARYERRKEKVSCCAIIVEGVCSPTVRQNPKFPQILSATIETLLALCNDEESDVRMVADESLNKIIRAMVDSNVVKIQIELYNEIKRNGPARILRTALWRFGLLSHMIRPSRGKAYVANLIPCIVIIAHRSEDTVIETLSQSLPLIFKVLGPFMTDKDVKNLLRAFFENISSPQAAFRRAAANMILTTCINCRKPQFFLNYVMDYTLDIITSGKNADDHSSTVIGVFGCLRVILPYICKPSEPQDSETQQIDNLLHIYELCLYYTKWHSDHNVINAALETLAQLLKMPSKPLVSVLLSSKDITQSRIMSNQNACLPSLGHMSISSASTAHGGNLDSILNLHEPDIPEITSNAEWIADTETTLKRVIHKRRSSVRAT
- the LOC139823728 gene encoding huntingtin-like isoform X2 translates to MAHLNGVLKAVETLNALRESDAPSDPGARYERKEKVSCCAIIVEGVCSPTVRQNPKFPQILSATIETLLALCNDEESDVRMVADESLNKIIRAMVDSNVVKIQIELYNEIKRNGPARILRTALWRFGLLSHMIRPSRGKAYVANLIPCIVIIAHRSEDTVIETLSQSLPLIFKVLGPFMTDKDVKNLLRAFFENISSPQAAFRRAAANMILTTCINCRKPQFFLNYVMDYTLDIITSGKNADDHSSTVIGVFGCLRVILPYICKPSEPQDSETQQIDNLLHIYELCLYYTKWHSDHNVINAALETLAQLLKMPSKPLVSVLLSSKDITQSRIMSNQNACLPSLGHMSISSASTAHGGNLDSILNLHEPDIPEITSNAEWIADTETTLKRVIHKRRSSVRAT
- the LOC139823728 gene encoding huntingtin-like isoform X3 — its product is MAHLNGVLKAVETLNALRESDAPSDPGASRKEKVSCCAIIVEGVCSPTVRQNPKFPQILSATIETLLALCNDEESDVRMVADESLNKIIRAMVDSNVVKIQIELYNEIKRNGPARILRTALWRFGLLSHMIRPSRGKAYVANLIPCIVIIAHRSEDTVIETLSQSLPLIFKVLGPFMTDKDVKNLLRAFFENISSPQAAFRRAAANMILTTCINCRKPQFFLNYVMDYTLDIITSGKNADDHSSTVIGVFGCLRVILPYICKPSEPQDSETQQIDNLLHIYELCLYYTKWHSDHNVINAALETLAQLLKMPSKPLVSVLLSSKDITQSRIMSNQNACLPSLGHMSISSASTAHGGNLDSILNLHEPDIPEITSNAEWIADTETTLKRVIHKRRSSVRAT